TGAACTTGCTGTTTAGAACAGAAACAGGGGCATCAACAGACATACCTTACTGGAAAGCTATGGGGGAGAGCCAGGATTGCCCTAAGAGATGATTGAATCTGTAGGGGAGCTATCGATAAAGCACTGGCAAGAGGAGCATGTCCAGCACATCCAGCTCTCTTCAGCAGCTGAAGACTTTTGTCTCTCTTCCTGTTCCTCAGCCCACTCTGCCCATGCACTTTTTGTTGCTGGACAAGTTCAGCTGCTATTGTCTCATTCACTGCAGTACCTGCCTCAAAGTAGATTGGCCCATATCCTATTGAACCTTGtctccctgggcaccctggTTCACAAGGAAAGGGACAAGGAAGCCTTGTGATTAGCAAGTCCTGATCAGCAAGGACTTGAGAGCCCTAAGAAGCCTTGGTAGATAGAACCCTGACCCAAATCTTGCCCatgatcttaaaaaaattatagaagtGCCCAGTCCCTGCTGACTGCCTTGGATTTATAGGCATTTGTCCCTTCTCAGTCCCAGTGCATGTGAATACAAGCCTCAGCACAGTCCCTTTGACACTGCTGTCATTGAACACAAACAATTTCATGCCTCCCCAGGTCTTTTGAATATTCTCAGAAGAATGTGGTGCTGGTCCCTGCGGCCGCCCTGGGGGTTGGAGGGATGCTGCTTTACTGGCTCAGATCTGGACGCAAGTTCAAGACTATTGACATGGGCGATGGGTGGTGGGGCTCAGGTGAAAGACCCCTCCGAGGGAAAGAAGATGAAAGCATCCGTCCCTTCAAGATTGAAACATCTGACAAAGAAATTGAGGTACCACTCACTGGGTGGTAAGGAGGGGCAGAAATTTGCAAGGGGTGAGTCCATCACCCACCTCACTGCTTCGAGGGGATGTCTTGGGGATGACAGCAGGGCACTTCCATGTGCCAGGGCAGCTACCCAGCTCCTTGGATGATGCTCTGGTTCACCATTCTTTATGAAGGGGATTTGAGCTCTGGGCCATTGCAATGTCCCCTGAAGACTTTCTGAGACAACAGCCCCTCTGTGCAAGCTGAGGCTTCTGCAGAAAGGCCACACTTTGAGCAGCAGACTTTGACAGTGGTCTGTGGATGCCAGAGCAGGGCGGGAGGGCATTGGAACAGCAGTGGCACCAGTAGGGCAGTACTGAGGAGCTTCCACAGAGGAAAGGGCTGTAAGGCTGAAGAGGGATGGGGCCTGGCTTGAGTCATAGCTCCTCTGTCCCTGCATGCCTGTCCCTAGTTATCTGGCCAAgtagcagccagcagctcaaGGTGAGATTCTTATTCTCcccaccagcagtgctgccaagcTCCTAGTGCCAAAGACCCTGAAGTGAGTTAGTAGCAAGCCAAGAGTAGGACCCAGTACTCCTGGGTGCCCATGGGGGACTCGTAACCTTTAGAAAATTGTATTCCCCACATAAAAATTCAGGCAGTCATGCAGCGTATGGCACTTCTTCAGGAGGGCTTGTGGTGTCCCAGAGAGCAATACaaaagccagcagagccaggagagccTGTCTGTGCCTGCCCTGGCATAGGGGACATGCCAGCAGCTGGCCAGCCTGGCAAGAAGGGCTCCCTTCCACAGGATCTACACCGGCGCCTGGATAACTTCCGCTTCACACCACATGTGGAAGGGGCCGCCTTCCACTATGGCTTCAACTCCAGCTACCTGCGGAAGGTGGTGGCCTACTGGAGGAATCAGTTTGACTGGCGCAAGCAAGTGGAAGTGCTGAACAAATACCCCCACTTCCACACCACCATTGAAGGTGAGGGGGCCTCTGTGGCTTGAGCAGGTCTCACTTGGAATCGCACAGCAAGAAGGGGGAGATGTAAGAAGTGACAATATTTGAGATAACTGTATGTGTAACAGCTTAGTGATATGAGTGAAATCACTGGTGGAGGCTCTATTATTAATAACCTTATAGGGATTAAGACCATTACACAGTGTCAATAATATGAGGTCTGCTTCAAGATGCGCTTCATCTGGCTCTGAACCCGTGCTAACTAACAATGAGGTGCTCTTCAGCAATTGCCTTGAAGCCGCCTTTGAAAACTGCGAAATTTAGCCAGACTGAGGCTGGAATATTCCTCCCCACCACCCAGTAGTTTAGCCAGGTGAGCTTAGCCAGACTTTACATAAATGATGTCTTGATGGGTTAGCCAGACTTTACATAAGTGATCTCTAGGTTAGACTTCTATAATgccttttttcatgtttctcttttaattatTGTAATGTTTTTGCATGTGTCTTACCCACATTATGCTATTCATTCAAGTGCAGCTCTACTTATATGCTCTGAGACCAGTTTCTCAGGAGATGGATGCTAATCTCCATGTGACCCCAGTATCTGGAGCTGGGGTCAATATCTCTGTCTTTGTGTAAAAGACAAGACACAGATACAATACCAGACATCCCCTTTCAGCCAGGCATGTTCTTGCAGTAGGCCGATTGTAGAACTTCTGCTCCAGATGCTAATTACAATTTTGCCACCCTCCTTCTTCAGAATCCAGAGCAGAAACTGTGACGGTACCAGagctttaattttattttcttggatcTGTGGCAGGGATTGATATCCATTTTATCCATGTGAAGCCATCCTATGTTCCTCATGGTCGAGCTGTTCAACCTCTGCTGATGGTCCATGGCTGGCCTGGCTCCTTCTACGAGTTCTACAAGATCATCCCTCTGCTCACAGAGCCAGCCAGGCATGGCCTGAATGAGGGTGATGTGGTGTTTGAGGTCATCTGCCCCTCCATCCCAGGTTATGGCTTCTCAGAGGCCCCTCACCAGAAAGGTAAGCTATGAAAAGGCTCTGTTGGAATTGCAGATTTTGGAGTAAGACCTCAACCATCCCTGGCACCCCTGGGCACTGCAGTTTGTGAATGCAGATGCCTGGCTCTTCACTCAGGCCCATGCGGCTGAGGCTTTTGGGCTGGCTGTGGAGATTTGGAACACAGTAGTAACTGGACGTCAGCTCTTCActtttcactgaatttctttCATCTTGTGTTCACTTTCTTTCCAAGCAGTGAGGCAGAGCAGCATTGCACACTGTGCCTTCCCACATCCCTACACACACGTGCCTCGGTCAGGTCACAGTCTTTGGCCAGGGGAGGAACACTAGGACAAACAGatctcctttgtttcttttacctACAGGCTTTGACTCCATTGCAACTGCTCGGATATTTCATAAGCTGATGAACAGACTGGGCTTCAAGGAATACTACCTACAGGGAGGAGACTGGGGATCTCGTATTACCACAAACATGGCCCAGATGCTGCCACAGTAAGTAGCAAAGGAAATCAGTGCAGAAAAGCTGCCTCCAGTTCCCACCCTGCCTTCTTGCTCCATAGTCCTACCTTCTGTTTGCCTTGCCTCTCATCCccttctgctttatttcctttggGGATAACCCAACCCTCCATATTCAATTGCATTTATATGCTTTGaattgaaaagattttttttgaatCATGATGAACCTGAAGGGCTTTGTGTATTTGATTCAGTCCAGTGCTTCTCTCACAGTTGCAGTCAGACTTGTTTTCTAGAAAACTTGGAGACAGAAAATTGCTTGATTTAACCTTCTATTCCTTAACTTACTTTTAGATCTGTGAAAGGGCTTCATCTGAATTGTGTTTTCATCAGCAAACAAGGTTTGGGAAGGTTGATTAGTATAATGCTTGGGGCTTATGTACCATGGCTCGTAGGCCTCAGTACGGAAGATGCTCGACGTTTCTACCCTTTCATGCAGAAGAATGTATATGATGTCCTGCGAGAGTCTGGATACTTCCACATCCAAGGCACCAAACCAGACACTGCAGGTAATGCACCTTCTCTGTATCCCTGTGAACACAGTATTCAAATACCATGAGTGATCAGTGTACAAAGGCCAGCCAAATTTGAGAAGCAATGAGTTCTGGTGACTGAGTGCAAGACCCATGTGGGCAATGAGTTCATGGGGACAAGAACTATGTAAAAGGAAGTTAAAAGGAACCACTCAAAAATAGATGGAGATTTCAAGTACCACTTTTCAAGGTCTTTTAAATAGCATGCCACTTCTCTTGGGCAAGAACCCCTTTCCAAAAACTCTCTTAAAGTAAAACACAGGGTCCTGAAATTGAAGCTTTGAGAAGTAAATGGggctgaaaacaagaaaagtatCACAAGCAAGTAGGCGCAATGTGAAAGTTGCAGAGAGGTAGACACAGCTCAAACACCTGAAAACATCCTGGGGCCAGTGGATAAGGAATATGAAGAAACATATGGCCATTTCATAATGCTTAAAGGAATTCTTTGTATCAGTCCCCACTAGAGAGGATTCTGGGgtattattttattgaaataatgCCTCATCAGGAAAGACAGCTGGGCTGTATGAGGCTGGTGTCAGATGTGGAGACCAGAGAACAAACAACCCCCCATCCTGGCAATTCACTGAAGGAGAAGAAGCTCAAACTGGAATGTCAGCTAATGCCTAGCCTATTGCTTGAAGTGATCACaaacccaaagaaataaaaggagataGACAATATACCAGGTGGGAGGGAGttatggtggtggtggtgtttctGATTGTCTTGGTCTTTTTAAGGGTCA
The window above is part of the Corvus moneduloides isolate bCorMon1 chromosome 3, bCorMon1.pri, whole genome shotgun sequence genome. Proteins encoded here:
- the LOC116441022 gene encoding epoxide hydrolase 1-like, which produces MWREMLPNAWETVLSQIRSFEYSQKNVVLVPAAALGVGGMLLYWLRSGRKFKTIDMGDGWWGSGERPLRGKEDESIRPFKIETSDKEIEDLHRRLDNFRFTPHVEGAAFHYGFNSSYLRKVVAYWRNQFDWRKQVEVLNKYPHFHTTIEGIDIHFIHVKPSYVPHGRAVQPLLMVHGWPGSFYEFYKIIPLLTEPARHGLNEGDVVFEVICPSIPGYGFSEAPHQKGFDSIATARIFHKLMNRLGFKEYYLQGGDWGSRITTNMAQMLPQSVKGLHLNCVFISKQGLGRLISIMLGAYVPWLVGLSTEDARRFYPFMQKNVYDVLRESGYFHIQGTKPDTAGCGLNDSPVGLAACILEKFSTWTDRSFLYKDDGGLESKYSLDELLTNVMIYWVTSSIVSSMRYYKENLSKDPSLNAYSRYGIYVPTGIADFPQEILHTPHVWAKDVYKNIITYSYMPRGGHFAAFEEPKLLAQDIMQFVRKVEQL